The genome window TCACTTTTGCGGTTCAAGTGCGTGAGCAAGTCGTGGAATTCCCTCATCTCCGATCCATTCTTCATCAATATGCACCTCATCCAATCTTCACGAAATCCAAACATCATTCTTCTCCCGGAAGACTTTCCGACGACTTCCAGTATTGCCCTACTCAATCCCTTGCTCGACGACAATCCCTCCATCAATCACTTCCCAAAAGATTCTAAATACAAATTGATGAAAAGGTATTGTCATGTTATTGGTTCCTGCAATGGATTGACATGTTTGGTCAATTCTCTCCACGTGGTTAATTCTCCATGCAAGAATGAATTCTATCTATGGAACCCATCAACCAGGTGGGTTTCTAAAAAACCAGTCTCTTTTCACCATTCTTACCAGAGTTTTAACTTCTCATTTGGTTATGATAATTTAACCAATAAATATAAGGTGTTGGCCTTCCGTCCCAATGATGTCCGAATTCTTGCTTTGGGTGATAATATCTGGAGAAATATTCAAAGTTCTCCTACACCTCCTCATGAATATTGCTCTATTTTCGGTCATGCGAATTATGGTGTCTATTTGAATAATAGTATTAATTGGTTTGCCCTTCGTGATAACAAACGGCCTAATGACTATTGTCGGGCAGATCTTAGTGTTCAACAATTTTTGATTATCTCTCTTGATTTGCGAACAGAGACCTACACACAGTTTCAGTTTCCCCAGGGTTTTGATCAAGTGCCGGTTGTTGCTCCAATTGTTTGCCGTTTGATGGGATGTCTTTGTTTTTCTCACTATTCCAGATGGTATAATTTTGATATATGGCAGATGAAGGAATTCGGAGTGGAAAAGTCTTGGACGAAATTGCTTAAATTTAATTATCATGATCTAATAATTCAATGTGGTTCTTCTCAACTTATCCAATTGTTCCCATTGCATGTCTTTGAGAACGGAGATACGCT of Vicia villosa cultivar HV-30 ecotype Madison, WI unplaced genomic scaffold, Vvil1.0 ctg.000579F_1_1, whole genome shotgun sequence contains these proteins:
- the LOC131629559 gene encoding F-box/kelch-repeat protein At3g23880-like, encoding MSPLFLPDELIAEVLSLLKPKSLLRFKCVSKSWNSLISDPFFINMHLIQSSRNPNIILLPEDFPTTSSIALLNPLLDDNPSINHFPKDSKYKLMKRYCHVIGSCNGLTCLVNSLHVVNSPCKNEFYLWNPSTRWVSKKPVSFHHSYQSFNFSFGYDNLTNKYKVLAFRPNDVRILALGDNIWRNIQSSPTPPHEYCSIFGHANYGVYLNNSINWFALRDNKRPNDYCRADLSVQQFLIISLDLRTETYTQFQFPQGFDQVPVVAPIVCRLMGCLCFSHYSRWYNFDIWQMKEFGVEKSWTKLLKFNYHDLIIQCGSSQLIQLFPLHVFENGDTLILSGNHNQLICYNSRDNRVVRQATITNSICERMFNVKHYVESLHESNILQ